The following are encoded in a window of Bordetella genomosp. 10 genomic DNA:
- a CDS encoding DUF2515 family protein, with protein sequence MAKDTAQDGREIEVLGTCMTQPDIDAQHEHNIPPALVWSYAQEEALVGVSAQHAGDKCYRLLPDAEDRARRIAARYAGLYFKSAKKSAGKVQFYWPALAAFVVKDIVEAYRFDREDVLEGGWHTAARTSLIPSVVSEGMSGASPYAHAMRVYAALAKGNLWLYMDIYPWLYFFLRFGMNKDGSLNEARLRDHVTKRKATEYQQQSRAAVEQLPFGRPWFNRQQARQAQDPVYKRASQYFDTQPAWGGMDGGYGAHTAAAYQAHNYVKANIPRDGDNYLLPVSKYWSKFREAFYVLDEARRELTRIAQDGAAFARLEKVAQFPVTAEIQKTYDYLIAESREGRPAGKASIQLNELKTIAVQEQINILQPLIYDDKKLKETMDMNHRFARASRGLMTTRYRVIYSAAPSTDDAELQTVFDPPSGFWSGAWDGLRNHQQSLPDPKDRMKYVEQIARDFHRLMQTKRSYMDGELQKIWGWGDENKDE encoded by the coding sequence ATGGCCAAGGACACCGCGCAAGACGGACGCGAAATCGAAGTACTGGGCACCTGCATGACGCAGCCCGACATCGACGCCCAGCACGAGCACAACATCCCGCCGGCGCTGGTCTGGTCATACGCCCAGGAAGAAGCGCTGGTCGGCGTCAGCGCGCAGCATGCGGGCGACAAGTGCTACCGCCTGCTGCCGGACGCCGAGGACCGCGCGCGCCGGATCGCGGCGCGCTATGCCGGCCTGTATTTCAAGAGCGCCAAAAAGTCGGCCGGCAAGGTGCAGTTCTATTGGCCCGCGCTGGCCGCCTTCGTGGTCAAGGACATCGTCGAGGCCTATCGCTTCGACCGCGAAGACGTCCTGGAAGGCGGATGGCATACGGCCGCGCGCACGTCGCTGATTCCCAGCGTGGTCTCGGAAGGCATGTCCGGCGCGTCGCCCTACGCGCATGCGATGCGCGTCTACGCCGCGCTGGCCAAGGGCAACCTGTGGCTCTACATGGACATCTATCCCTGGCTGTACTTTTTCCTGCGCTTCGGCATGAACAAGGACGGCAGCCTGAACGAGGCGCGGCTGCGGGATCACGTCACCAAGCGCAAGGCAACCGAATACCAGCAGCAGTCGCGCGCGGCGGTCGAACAACTGCCGTTCGGCAGGCCCTGGTTCAACCGCCAGCAGGCGCGCCAGGCCCAGGACCCCGTCTACAAGCGCGCGTCGCAGTACTTCGATACGCAGCCCGCATGGGGAGGCATGGACGGCGGCTATGGCGCGCATACCGCCGCGGCCTACCAGGCGCACAACTACGTCAAGGCCAACATTCCCCGCGACGGCGACAACTACCTGTTGCCCGTCTCCAAGTACTGGAGCAAATTCCGCGAGGCGTTCTACGTCCTGGACGAGGCGCGCCGGGAGCTTACCCGCATCGCGCAGGACGGTGCCGCGTTCGCGCGCCTGGAGAAGGTCGCCCAGTTCCCGGTGACCGCCGAAATACAGAAGACGTACGACTACCTGATCGCCGAATCCCGTGAAGGCAGGCCTGCCGGGAAGGCGTCGATCCAGCTCAACGAGCTGAAGACCATTGCCGTGCAGGAACAGATCAACATCCTGCAGCCGCTCATCTACGACGACAAGAAGCTCAAGGAAACGATGGACATGAACCATCGCTTCGCCCGCGCGAGCCGGGGCCTGATGACCACCCGCTACCGCGTCATCTACAGCGCCGCGCCCAGCACCGACGACGCCGAGCTGCAAACGGTGTTCGACCCGCCCTCGGGCTTCTGGAGCGGCGCATGGGACGGCCTGAGAAACCATCAGCAAAGCCTGCCGGATCCCAAGGACCGGATGAAATACGTCGAACAGATCGCGCGGGACTTCCATAGATTGATGCAGACGAAACGCAGCTATATGGACGGCGAATTGCAGAAAATCTGGGGCTGGGGCGACGAGAACAAGGATGAATAG